From Deltaproteobacteria bacterium, a single genomic window includes:
- a CDS encoding PAS domain S-box protein: protein MTGKDEKTDSASKTRRRAGNTPRKKAAADEDKSEAMSFEEARRTIHELRLHQIEIEMLNDELRRTQEKLDTARMHYFDLYDLAPVGYVSVSEKGLILETNLTAATMLGMTRVALVRKPLTRFVYKDDQDAYYLHRKELFKTGSPQTCELRMFNNDGVLFWAHLSAALARDEGGEPVCRLVIRDFTKRKHAEDELLREQQLSKKLLTHLPGIFFLCSHPALRLVRWNSNYAALLGFSPEEMKGRSLFEWHMPEDKATVLDAVEAVMKNGQHTFSSSLLTKNGRSIPFVISLVKMELAGQTFLAGAGIDITGINKAG, encoded by the coding sequence ATGACCGGCAAGGATGAAAAAACCGATTCCGCATCCAAAACGCGGCGGCGCGCCGGGAATACTCCCCGGAAAAAAGCGGCGGCCGATGAGGACAAGTCTGAAGCCATGTCTTTCGAAGAAGCCCGGCGGACCATCCACGAACTGCGGCTTCATCAGATAGAGATAGAGATGCTGAACGACGAGCTGCGCCGCACCCAGGAAAAACTGGACACAGCCCGGATGCACTATTTCGATCTCTACGATCTTGCGCCGGTGGGTTATGTTTCCGTCAGCGAAAAAGGGCTGATACTGGAAACCAACCTCACCGCAGCCACCATGCTGGGGATGACCCGCGTCGCCCTTGTGAGAAAGCCCCTGACCCGGTTCGTCTATAAGGACGATCAGGACGCCTACTATCTTCACCGCAAAGAGCTTTTCAAGACAGGCAGCCCCCAAACCTGCGAACTTCGTATGTTCAACAATGACGGAGTGCTGTTCTGGGCGCATCTTTCCGCAGCCCTTGCGCGGGACGAGGGCGGCGAACCGGTATGCCGCCTTGTCATACGGGACTTCACCAAACGCAAGCACGCCGAAGATGAATTGTTGCGCGAGCAGCAGCTCTCCAAAAAACTTCTGACGCATCTTCCGGGCATTTTTTTTCTTTGCTCCCACCCCGCGCTTCGTCTTGTCCGTTGGAACAGTAATTATGCGGCCCTTTTGGGATTCAGCCCCGAAGAGATGAAAGGCCGCTCGCTTTTCGAATGGCACATGCCCGAAGACAAGGCAACGGTCCTTGACGCTGTGGAAGCTGTAATGAAAAACGGACAGCATACCTTTTCATCGTCCCTGTTGACCAAAAACGGACGTTCGATTCCTTTTGTCATAAGCCTTGTAAAGATGGAACTTGCCGGACAGACCTTTCTTGCTGGCGCTGGAATCGACATCACCGGCATCAACAAGGCTGGATAG
- a CDS encoding hybrid sensor histidine kinase/response regulator produces MSLSQAAIMVVDDNPANLKLMEKMLQSQGYSVVTFTRGSVALEAASNSPPDLILLDAEMPEMNGFDVCRQLKADPALREIPVIFISAMIETSDKVKAFSMGCADYVTKPIHFEEVHARVKSHLELNRKRRELHEAYDKLRDLESLRDNLVHMIVHDMRSPLTVVIGNLEMSMSELLPPDAALYMSEALNSANALMAMVSSLLDVSRLEAGQMKLEFSKVDLKILAGEIIRMVQPIIGQRKLTLTSPVEMDDIQCDENLIRRVLQNLISNAIKFTDNESGAIKIGINNTVEGGLLVSVNDNGPGIPLEYRGKVFDKFFQLGMRKQDGDSSTGLGLTFCRLAIEAHGGIIGLASEVGKGSSFWFELPRIWRDIVSEVEVEAEAEAEEDV; encoded by the coding sequence ATGAGCTTGAGCCAAGCAGCCATAATGGTGGTGGATGACAATCCGGCCAATCTGAAGCTTATGGAAAAAATGCTTCAGTCGCAAGGCTACAGCGTTGTTACCTTTACCCGCGGCTCCGTGGCATTGGAAGCTGCGTCAAACAGCCCGCCCGATCTCATTTTGCTCGACGCGGAAATGCCGGAGATGAACGGCTTCGATGTCTGCCGGCAACTTAAGGCCGATCCGGCGCTTCGGGAGATACCGGTCATCTTCATAAGCGCCATGATTGAAACCAGCGACAAGGTCAAGGCCTTTTCCATGGGATGCGCGGATTACGTCACCAAGCCCATCCATTTCGAGGAGGTTCACGCCCGCGTGAAGTCTCACCTGGAACTTAACCGCAAAAGACGCGAACTGCATGAGGCCTACGACAAACTAAGAGACCTTGAAAGCCTTCGGGACAATCTGGTGCACATGATCGTCCACGACATGCGCTCGCCCCTGACGGTCGTCATCGGCAACCTGGAGATGTCCATGTCGGAGCTTTTGCCGCCCGATGCCGCCCTTTACATGAGCGAAGCCTTGAACTCCGCCAATGCGCTTATGGCGATGGTCTCCTCCCTCCTGGACGTAAGCAGGCTGGAGGCGGGGCAGATGAAGCTCGAGTTTTCGAAAGTTGATCTAAAGATTCTGGCTGGCGAAATAATCCGCATGGTTCAGCCCATCATAGGCCAGCGCAAGCTCACCTTAACGTCACCCGTTGAAATGGATGACATCCAGTGCGACGAAAACCTGATTCGGCGGGTGCTTCAAAATCTCATAAGCAACGCCATAAAGTTCACCGACAACGAGTCGGGCGCCATCAAAATTGGCATCAACAACACGGTGGAAGGCGGCCTGCTCGTTTCAGTCAATGATAACGGCCCCGGTATCCCTCTGGAATATCGTGGCAAGGTATTCGACAAGTTCTTCCAGCTGGGAATGCGAAAACAGGACGGAGACTCTTCCACAGGTCTTGGCCTCACGTTTTGCAGGTTGGCCATAGAAGCCCACGGCGGCATTATCGGCCTTGCAAGCGAGGTTGGAAAAGGAAGCTCCTTCTGGTTCGAGCTGCCGCGAATCTGGAGGGATATTGTTTCCGAAGTCGAAGTCGAAGCCGAAGCCGAAGCCGAAGAAGACGTTTGA